The proteins below come from a single Columba livia isolate bColLiv1 breed racing homer chromosome 28, bColLiv1.pat.W.v2, whole genome shotgun sequence genomic window:
- the LOC110364542 gene encoding ETS translocation variant 3-like protein isoform X2 produces MNYDKLSRALRYYYNKHILHKTKGKRFTYKFNLSKFVFIPCPVWGSRCLCHPPRTPSQLAPSVLLSRWGPAEPLAWPWGPRPPDVLDKKAPTPGTRLGSAALPCLGGSCCWRGGPEELPAQAVSPPLLLALGYPAPAWATVPGHVLAPPSCPPPPLPPQPGVPTSLLLHPSGPPGAGAGTPLAAGGLAPEPPWSPPGEEGEEEEEEAEEGRRGGRAAQSCPG; encoded by the exons ATGAACTACGACAAGCTGAGCCGGGCGCTCAG GTATTACTACAACAAGCACATCCTGCACAAGACCAAGGGCAAGCGCTTCACCTACAAGTTCAACTTGAGCAAATTCGTCTTCATCCCCTGCCCAGTGTGGGGGTCCCGCTGCCTGTGCCACCCCCCCCGCACGCCCAGCCAG tTGGCGCCGAGTGTGCTGCTGAGCCGGTGGGGGCCGGCGGAGCCGCTGGCCTGGCCCTGGGGTCCCCGGCCCCCCGATGTGCTGGACAAGAAGGCGCCCACCCCCGGGACCC GCCTCGGCTCCGCGGCCCTCCCTTGCCTGGggggctcctgctgctggcGGGGGGGCCCGGAGGAGCTCCCCGCCCAggctgtgtcccccccactgTTGCTGGCCCTGGGCTACCCCGCCCCTGCCTGGGCCACCGTCCCCGGCCACGTCCTGGccccccccagctgccccccgccgccgctgcccccccagccgGGGGTCCCCACGTCGCTGCTGCTGCACCCCAGCGGCCCCCCCGGAGCCGGCGCTGGGACCCCGCTCGCAGCCGGGGGGCTGGCGCCGGAGCCCCCATGGTCCCCGCCGGGGGAGGaaggcgaggaggaggaggaggaggcggaggaAGGCCGGCGTGGTGGCCGCGCTGCGCAGAGCTGCCCGGGATAG
- the LOC110364542 gene encoding ETS translocation variant 3-like protein isoform X1 — MNYDKLSRALRYYYNKHILHKTKGKRFTYKFNLSKFVFIPCPVWGSRCLCHPPRTPSQVWGQRGPSLAGDTPGDRLSLPSAATSPFSPQLAPSVLLSRWGPAEPLAWPWGPRPPDVLDKKAPTPGTRLGSAALPCLGGSCCWRGGPEELPAQAVSPPLLLALGYPAPAWATVPGHVLAPPSCPPPPLPPQPGVPTSLLLHPSGPPGAGAGTPLAAGGLAPEPPWSPPGEEGEEEEEEAEEGRRGGRAAQSCPG, encoded by the exons ATGAACTACGACAAGCTGAGCCGGGCGCTCAG GTATTACTACAACAAGCACATCCTGCACAAGACCAAGGGCAAGCGCTTCACCTACAAGTTCAACTTGAGCAAATTCGTCTTCATCCCCTGCCCAGTGTGGGGGTCCCGCTGCCTGTGCCACCCCCCCCGCACGCCCAGCCAGGTGTGGGGTCAGAGGGGACCCAGCCTGGccggggacacccctggggacaggctgtccctccccagcgctgccacatcccccttttccccccagtTGGCGCCGAGTGTGCTGCTGAGCCGGTGGGGGCCGGCGGAGCCGCTGGCCTGGCCCTGGGGTCCCCGGCCCCCCGATGTGCTGGACAAGAAGGCGCCCACCCCCGGGACCC GCCTCGGCTCCGCGGCCCTCCCTTGCCTGGggggctcctgctgctggcGGGGGGGCCCGGAGGAGCTCCCCGCCCAggctgtgtcccccccactgTTGCTGGCCCTGGGCTACCCCGCCCCTGCCTGGGCCACCGTCCCCGGCCACGTCCTGGccccccccagctgccccccgccgccgctgcccccccagccgGGGGTCCCCACGTCGCTGCTGCTGCACCCCAGCGGCCCCCCCGGAGCCGGCGCTGGGACCCCGCTCGCAGCCGGGGGGCTGGCGCCGGAGCCCCCATGGTCCCCGCCGGGGGAGGaaggcgaggaggaggaggaggaggcggaggaAGGCCGGCGTGGTGGCCGCGCTGCGCAGAGCTGCCCGGGATAG